The sequence GTTCCTGATTATTCCATTCACACCCATAACAGCTAAAGGTCCGCGCCAAGTTGGTGCTACAAGAACTATCCGAGAAAACACTTGAGGATATTTGCTTGCTAACCATAAAACGTAAGGGGCGCTATGACCTGCCGCAATCACAGAAACGGGTTTTTTTTCAAAAGTAGTTAATACAAAATCTTCGATAAAATCTCTGTATAAAGCAGGACCATAATCGGCTTTAGGGCGACCGGAATCTCCAAAACCAGGAAAATCAACCGCTACTGCTTTATATTGATCGGAAATTTTTTTAGCAATTCCGCTCATTTCCGAACGCATGGAAACGGTACTGAATGCAGGAAAGAGCAATACAGGGGAACCTGCACCTAAAGATTCATAAACTATACGAAAATCTTGGTCTTCCCTATTCCATACAAATTGTCCTACCACTCCGCCCATCCTAGCGTTCGTTTCGATAGATGAGAAACCTGT comes from Rivularia sp. PCC 7116 and encodes:
- a CDS encoding alpha/beta fold hydrolase; the protein is MTTGFSSIETNARMGGVVGQFVWNREDQDFRIVYESLGAGSPVLLFPAFSTVSMRSEMSGIAKKISDQYKAVAVDFPGFGDSGRPKADYGPALYRDFIEDFVLTTFEKKPVSVIAAGHSAPYVLWLASKYPQVFSRIVLVAPTWRGPLAVMGVNGIIRNLVKQVVRLPIIGQILYKLNTLPSFLKFMYRRHVYVDAEKLTPNFIQDKWESTQQPGGRFAPAAFVTGCLDLVTRRSDLLGLVRKISVPVMLVIAKSSPRSSREEMEAIANLPGVESLVLEGSLGMHEEYPDIIAEEILPFLGATVNR